One stretch of Punica granatum isolate Tunisia-2019 chromosome 5, ASM765513v2, whole genome shotgun sequence DNA includes these proteins:
- the LOC116207807 gene encoding transcription factor AS1 — MKERQRWRAEEDALLRAYVKQYGPREWHLVSQRMNTPLNRDAKSCLERWKNYLKPGIKKGSLTEEEQRLVIQLQAKHGNKWKKIAAEIPGRTAKRLGKWWEVFKEKQQREQKENNRTVHPIEEGKYDQILETFAEKIVKERAAPAFLITGSNNGFLHADTPTVSPSLLPPWLSTSNGTATLRPPSPSVTLSLSPSTVSTSPPVPWLQPERGLEATSFSLGSLPTHGPGPAPAEAMVLSELVECCRELEEGHRAWVAHKKEAAWRLKRLELQLESEKGTRRKEKMEEIESKINALREEQKATLERIEEEHREQLAGLRSDAETKEMKLADQWAMKHQQLYKLVEQMGARSGPAET; from the coding sequence ATGAAGGAGAGGCAACGCTGGAGAGCTGAAGAAGACGCTTTGTTACGTGCTTACGTGAAACAATATGGGCCAAGGGAGTGGCACCTTGTTTCCCAGCGAATGAACACCCCTCTCAATAGGGATGCCAAGTCATGCTTAGAGCGGTGGAAGAACTACCTGAAGCCCGGGATCAAGAAAGGTTCTCTTACTGAGGAGGAGCAGAGGCTTGTGATTCAGCTCCAGGCAAAGCACGGCAACAAATGGAAGAAGATTGCAGCCGAAATCCCTGGTCGAACGGCCAAGAGGCTGGGTAAGTGGTGGGAGGTGTTCAAGGAGAAGCAACAGAGAGAACAGAAGGAGAACAATAGGACAGTGCACCCGATTGAGGAAGGCAAGTATGATCAGATTCTGGAGACCTTTGCAGAGAAGATCGTGAAGGAGCGAGCTGCACCTGCCTTTCTCATTACTGGTTCCAACAATGGGTTCCTTCATGCTGATACACCCACTGTTTCGCCCTCTTTGCTGCCTCCATGGCTTTCTACTTCTAATGGGACCGCCACTCTGCGGCCTCCTTCCCCATCTGTCACCTTAAGTCTCTCGCCCTCTACAGTTTCAACCTCTCCACCTGTCCCGTGGCTCCAGCCTGAGAGAGGTCTTGAGGCTACCTCATTCTCTCTGGGCAGTTTACCAACTCATGGGCCAGGCCCTGCTCCTGCAGAGGCGATGGTCCTATCCGAGCTTGTGGAGTGCTGCAGGGAGCTGGAAGAAGGGCACCGGGCCTGGGTGGCCCACAAGAAGGAAGCCGCGTGGAGGTTAAAGCGATTGGAATTGCAGCTAGAGTCCGAGAAGGGGACCCGTCGGAAGGAGAAAATGGAGGAGATAGAGTCAAAAATCAATGCTCTCAGGGAAGAGCAGAAGGCTACATTGGAGAGAATCGAAGAGGAGCATCGGGAACAGTTAGCAGGGCTTAGGAGTGATGCAGAAACCAAGGAGATGAAGCTTGCAGACCAGTGGGCCATGAAACACCAGCAGCTCTATAAGTTAGTGGAGCAGATGGGGGCCCGATCCGGGCCTGCAGAAACCTAG
- the LOC116207810 gene encoding uncharacterized protein LOC116207810, which produces MKKHVRNRCSTIHLENNHPGCMWGILHILKYHHWHHVKKRLPYRRHGRGRNSAAVRKPGNSNQARNSDGSREEYDTAQEENSPVREKKTKFVSTNMNSVKARLKAFIAEERSRRKGQHHRSSTSPAHLQSVPADSSHQSKSEEKKSHDQTQLNDGISRRILHQKSGSFSAPPYKPSANYRVEDHSESSNRQNLQQEGLSIDVPVFAAKDFSDTPGLAKINEELLQKILHDKRKFLPQRFHSQKHFSTKIGLQRSGTFHAHDSSGASRASNLQSIEDNAKTNKGPGSEDVQDHEERDGNSNITFTPVHLPQLEDQSENPVATKQFRDMKQKIKHMIRTNQKEKQRIVMDGVLDKIPFDQGLSKEKKEELIQKWRDCVINKDYHKISRSKENYEHRRRHFKRTSSLDNSMDKYSRLFETSFNRESKNHISERLKVGEPEEAGSQVEREKKLLGRILSLPELKSYSFPSEDSSSDAAALEAPNRADLSRTSSRGSSFDSRNSEDLQNQLDEYLEGDQTREKNARNAESAAVVNSRELAEIGPPSIHSEREADIDPTAKSSAGAVGPSPVQKLEVDSQEVTPYSQLQDLQRPELDTLDSSPIEQQDDPSIDEPLEPDLETDLEDTELHEDEPLEDFLRIQVNVKDIELFNYVRDVLELSGLNGPEALEVWHSEDQPLDPSVLEEIEGCPLMDLECSGNEESEDCDHLMLFDMINEVLVDIYQQSVSYWPMPLSRHCHIHRMPVGPHLLKEVWTNIGTYLAYRPELDLTLDHAFSWDLEKHGGWMNLQFESECTGIELEDLIFDDLLEELIL; this is translated from the exons AAATACCATCATTGGCACCATGTCAAGAAACGGCTCCCATACAGAAGGCATGGACGTGGAAGAAACTCTGCCG CAGTACGAAAGCCTGGAAACAGCAATCAGGCCAGAAATTCCGATGGATCGCGGGAAGAATATGACACTGCTCAGGAAGAAAATTCCCCG GTCCGTGAGAAGAAAACGAAGTTTGTTTCCACGAACATGAATTCTGTAAAAGCTCGATTGAAGGCATTTATTGCCGAAGAGAGGTCCAGGAGGAAAGGGCAGCATCACCGGAGTTCAACTTCCCCTGCTCACTTACAGTCAGTTCCCGCGGATTCGTCTCATCAGTCCAAATCGGAGGAAAAGAAATCTCATGATCAGACACAACTAAACGATGGAATAAGTCGAAGGATTCTTCACCAGAAAAGCGGAAGCTTCAGTGCTCCCCCTTACAAACCGAGTGCAAATTACAGAGTTGAAGATCACTCGGAGAGTTCAAATCGGCAGAACTTGCAGCAGGAAGGACTCTCAATAGATGTGCCCGTTTTCGCGGCTAAGGACTTTTCAGATACTCCTGGTTTAGCCAAAATAAATGAGGAATTATTACAGAAAATCTTGCACGACAAGAGGAAATTTTTGCCCCAGAGGTTCCACAGTCAAAAGCATTTCAGTACTAAGATTGGTCTACAAAGATCCGGGACTTTCCACGCACATGATTCATCGGGAGCTTCCAGGGCCAGCAATCTCCAGAGCATAGAGGACAATGCAAAAACCAATAAGGGGCCGGGCTCAGAAGATGTCCAGGATcatgaagagagagatggtAACTCTAATATTACGTTTACCCCGGTCCACCTTCCACAATTGGAGGACCAAAGCGAAAACCCGGTGGCGACCAAACAGTTCAGGGATATGAAACAGAAGATAAAGCACATGATAAGAACGAACCAGAAGGAGAAGCAAAGGATCGTGATGGACGGGGTCCTCGATAAGATCCCCTTCGATCAGGGGCTTTCTAAGGAGAAAAAGGAGGAACTCATTCAGAAGTGGAGGGACTgcgtgatcaacaaagattACCACAAGATCTCTCGAAGCAAAGAAAACTACGAGCATAGGAGGCGGCACTTCAAGAGGACATCATCCTTGGACAACTCGATGGATAAGTACAGTCGGCTGTTCGAGACGAGTTTCAACAGGGAATCAAAAAACCACATATCAGAGAGGTTGAAGGTAGGGGAGCCAGAGGAGGCAGGTTCACAAGttgaaagagagaagaagtTGCTCGGCAGGATTCTTTCTCTGCCTGAACTCAAATCATATTCTTTCCCAAGTGAGGATTCCTCTTCAGATGCTGCTGCCTTGGAGGCTCCGAACAGGGCCGACTTGAGCAGAACCTCCAGCAGGGGAAGTAGCTTCGACAGTAGAAACTCCGAAGATCTACAGAACCAGTTAGATGAATATTTGGAAGGTGATCAAACCCGGGAGAAGAACGCCAGGAATGCCGAATCAGCAGCTGTTGTGAATTCCAGGGAGCTGGCAGAGATCGGCCCACCAAGTATTCATTCGGAGCGTGAGGCGGACATCGATCCCACAGCAAAGTCCTCTGCAGGAGCTGTGGGGCCAAGTCCTGTCCAAAAACTCGAAGTCGATTCTCAGGAGGTCACACCCTACTCACAATTACAAGACCTGCAAAGACCAGAGCTCGACACACTAGATTCTTCACCTATCGAGCAGCAAGATGATCCCAGCATTGACGAACCACTTGAGCCTGACCTCGAAACCGACCTTGAAGACACTGAACTCCATGAAGATGAACCACTGGAAGACTTCCTACGAATCCAAGTCAATGTAAAAGACATAGAACTGTTCAACTACGTGAGGGATGTCCTGGAGCTGTCGGGATTGAACGGGCCCGAGGCACTGGAGGTGTGGCACTCTGAAGACCAGCCCCTAGATCCCTCAGTGCTTGAGGAAATTGAGGGATGCCCGCTCATGGACCTGGAATGTTCAGGGAACGAAGAGAGCGAGGACTGTGATCACCTGATGCTGTTTGATATGATCAACGAGGTCCTTGTTGATATCTACCAGCAATCGGTCAGCTATTGGCCAATGCCACTGTCCAGGCATTGTCACATTCATCGGATGCCAGTGGGTCCTCATCTTCTCAAGGAGGTGTGGACTAATATTGGCACCTACTTGGCCTACCGGCCTGAGCTCGACCTGACACTAGACCATGCCTTTAGCTGGGACCTAGAGAAGCACGGTGGTTGGATGAATCTCCAGTTCGAGAGCGAGTGCACTGGGATAGAACTCGAGGACTTGATCTTTGATGATCTTTTGGAGGAACTAATCTTGTAA